The Bradysia coprophila strain Holo2 chromosome IV, BU_Bcop_v1, whole genome shotgun sequence genome includes a region encoding these proteins:
- the LOC119066023 gene encoding chitooligosaccharide oxidase-like: MSSYSSPNIVENGTIDLQYNLLFGCLVSLGVNWNNIHHRNSSPAYDELNFQWNSLNGHVEPLAYLVAHHVSDVQKAVTCCGLTKVRIVARSGGHSYIKTGFGDSRSLIVDLAKMNHISVDPKDMISEIGAGAKVAVVSFTLWKNGKFLIPSGICPTVGIAGLTLGGGYGRFTTVFGLTSDSVVEMEMVDAIGQLLVINNSTNSDLFWALRGGGGGNFGIVTKFKFKIYKAPRSVVYVRNEFGFENFLQFYRAWQTLMNVGVPRHFSLLFRIFDNHISMGSHGFNFQYQNETVESVTNFLSSFSFPNATSSSSKVMSYEEFMVADASAFSSAMIQTVSQLENMTKYDAVVEWKKVKSMFVDQILNERQIYALKDLFIEYMPYLDVAAEPNNAVVNSLPPSDTAFVHRGTNLFDLQFRASSVPPKQPDFQADRAIRMLFEKSKSVFHHRESYQNYMDQDLTDYLVRYYGSNLDRLVSIKRRYDPGNMFHHPQSIPVNMDLSGK; this comes from the coding sequence ATGAGCTCGTACTCGTCTCCGAACATTGTAGAAAATGGTACGATAGATCTGCAATATAACCTGCTTTTCGGTTGTCTGGTATCACTTGGAGTAAATTGGAATAACATCCATCACCGAAACAGCAGTCCTGCTTAcgatgaattaaattttcaatggaacTCACTAAACGGACATGTGGAACCGTTGGCATACTTAGTGGCCCATCATGTATCTGACGTTCAAAAGGCTGTTACTTGCTGTGGTTTAACAAAAGTTCGTATAGTGGCTCGGAGTGGTGGACACTCGTACATAAAGACCGGATTTGGTGATTCACGATCGTTGATAGTCGATTTAGCCAAAATGAATCATATTTCGGTCGATCCGAAGGATATGATAAGTGAAATTGGTGCAGGTGCTAAGGTTGCTGTAGTGTCTTTCACGTTgtggaaaaatggaaaattcttaATTCCTAGTGGAATCTGTCCAACCGTAGGAATTGCTGGATTGACACTGGGTGGAGGATATGGTCGTTTTACAACAGTATTTGGATTAACCTCGGATAGTGTAGTGGAAATGGAGATGGTTGATGCTATAGGACAGTTACTAGTTATTAATAATTCCACAAACAGTGACCTATTCTGGGCCCTTCGTGGTGGAGGTGGAGGAAATTTCGGTATAGTTACAAAGTTCAAGTTTAAAATATACAAAGCACCGCGCTCTGTCGTTTACGTccgaaatgaattcggttTTGAGaactttttacaattttataggGCATGGCAAACGTTAATGAATGTTGGtgtaccacgacatttttctcttctttttagAATATTTGACAATCACATTTCAATGGGTTCACATGGGTTTAATTTCCAATATCAGAACGAAACAGTGGAAAGCGTTACAAATTTCCTTAGTTCATTTTCGTTTCCGAATGCGACTTCAAGTTCAAGTAAAGTTATGTCGTATGAAGAATTCATGGTAGCGGACGCAAGCGCATTTTCTTCTGCAATGATACAAACTGTATCACAATTGGAAAATATGACGAAGTATGATGCAGTCGTTGAGTGGAAAAAAGTGAAGTCGATGTTTGTTGATCAAATTCTAAATGAAAGGCAGATCTATGCGCTAAAAGATCTATTCATTGAATATATGCCATATCTAGATGTAGCTGCTGAACCTAATAACGCTGTAGTAAACTCATTACCACCATCAGACACAGCATTTGTTCATCGAggaacaaatttatttgatctTCAATTTCGCGCATCTAGTGTACCTCCCAAACAACCTGACTTTCAAGCCGATCGAGCAATACGAATgctttttgagaaaagtaaATCTGTTTTTCATCACCGAGAATCCTATCAAAATTACATGGATCAAGACCTTACCGATTATTTGGTACGATATTATGGTTCGAATTTAGACAGGCTTGTCAGCATAAAAAGGCGATATGATCCGGGAAATATGTTCCATCATCCACAGTCAATTCCAGTCAATATGGATCTATCaggaaaataa
- the LOC119066019 gene encoding uncharacterized FAD-linked oxidoreductase YvdP-like has translation MNSYTSPNIVENGTRDLQYNLLFSCLVSLGVNWNNIHHRNSGPAYDELNFQWNSLNGYVEPLAYLVAYHVSDVQKAVTCCGLIKVRIVARSGGHSYIKNGFGDSRSLIVDLAKMNHISVDPKQMTSEIGAGAKVALVSYTLWKNGKFLIPGGICPIVGIAGLTLGGGYGRFTTVFGLTSDSVVEMEMVDARGQLLVINNSTNSDLFWALRGGGGGNFGIVTKFKFKIYKAPRSVVYVRNEFSFENFSQFYRAWQTLMNFGVPRHFSLDFKIFDSHILMEVFGFNFQYQNEIMESVTNFLSSFSFPNATSSSSKVMSYEEFMVADATAFSSVMIQTVSQLENMTKYDAVVEWKKVKSMFVDQILNESQIYALKDLFSEYLPYLDLTAEPNNAAVNSILPSDSAFVHRGTNLFDLQFRASSVPPKQPDFQADRAIRMLFEKSKSVFHHRESYQNYMDQDLTDYLVRYYGSNLDRLVSIKSRYDPGNMFHHPQSIPVNMDLSGK, from the coding sequence ATGAACTCGTACACGTCTCCGAACATTGTAGAAAATGGTACGAGAGATCTGCAATATAACCTGCTTTTTAGTTGTCTGGTATCACTTGGAGTAAATTGGAATAACATCCATCACCGAAACAGTGGTCCTGCTTAcgatgaattaaattttcaatggaacTCACTAAACGGGTATGTGGAACCGTTGGCATACTTAGTGGCCTATCATGTATCTGACGTTCAAAAGGCTGTTACTTGCTGTGGTTTAATAAAAGTTCGTATAGTGGCTCGGAGTGGTGGACACTCGTACATAAAGAACGGATTTGGTGATTCACGATCGTTGATAGTCGATCTAGCCAAAATGAATCATATTTCGGTCGATCCGAAGCAGATGACAAGTGAAATCGGTGCAGGTGCTAAGGTTGCTCTGGTGTCTTATACGTTgtggaaaaatggaaaattcttaATTCCTGGTGGTATCTGTCCAATCGTAGGAATTGCTGGATTGACACTGGGTGGAGGATACGGTCGTTTTACAACAGTATTTGGATTAACCTCGGATAGTGTAGTTGAAATGGAGATGGTTGATGCTAGAGGACAGTTACTAGTTATTAATAATTCCACAAACAGTGACCTATTCTGGGCCCTTCGTGGTGGAGGAGGAGGAAATTTCGGTATAGTTACAAAGTTCAAGTTTAAAATATACAAAGCACCGCGCTCTGTCGTTTACGTTCGAAATGAATTCAGTTTTGAGAACTTTTCCCAATTTTATAGGGCATGGCAAACGTTAATGAATTTTGGtgtaccacgacatttttctcttgattttaaaatatttgacagtCACATTCTAATGGAGGTATTTGGGTTCAATTTCCAATACCAGAACGAAATAATGGAAAGCGTAACAAATTTCCTTAGTTCATTTTCGTTTCCAAATGCGACTTCAAGTTCAAGTAAAGTTATGTCGTATGAAGAATTCATGGTAGCGGACGCAACCGCATTTTCTTCTGTAATGATACAAACTGTATCACAATTGGAGAATATGACGAAGTATGATGCAGTCGTTGAGTGGAAAAAAGTGAAGTCGATGTTTGTTGATCAGATTCTAAATGAAAGCCAGATCTATGCGCTAAAAGATCTATTCAGTGAATATTTGCCATATCTTGATCTAACTGCTGAACCTAATAACGCTGCAGTAAACTCAATATTACCATCAGACAGTGCATTCGTTCATCGAGGAACGAATTTATTTGATCTTCAATTTCGCGCATCTAGTGTGCCTCCCAAACAACCTGACTTTCAAGCCGATCGAGCAATACGAATgctttttgagaaaagtaaATCTGTTTTTCATCACCGAGAATCCTATCAAAATTACATGGATCAAGACCTTACCGATTATTTGGTACGATATTATGGTTCGAATTTAGACAGGCTTGTCAGCATAAAAAGTCGATATGATCCGGGAAATATGTTCCATCATCCACAGTCAATTCCAGTCAATATGGATCTATCGGGAAAATAA
- the LOC119066022 gene encoding chitooligosaccharide oxidase-like, which produces MSSYSSPNIVENGTRDLQYNLLFGCLVSLGVNWNNIHHRNSSPAYDELNFQWNSLNGHVEPLAYLVAHHVSDVQKAVTCCGLTKVRIVARSGGHSYIKTGFGDSRSLIVDLAKMNHISVDPKDMTSEIGAGAKVALVSFTLWKNGKFLIPSGICPTVGIAGLTMGGGYGRFTTVFGLTSDSVVEMEMVDARGQLLVINNSTNSDLFWALRGGGGGNFGIVTKFKFKIYKAPRSVVYVRNEFSFENFSQFYRAWQTLINFGVPRHFSLVFKIFDSHIVMEVFGYNFEYQNETVESITNFLNSFSFPNATSSSSKVMSYEEFMVADATAFSSVMIQTVSQLENMTKYDAVVEWKKVKSMFVDQILNESQIYALKDLFSEYLPYLDLTAEPNNAAVNSILPSDSAFVHRGTNLFDLQFRASSVPPKQPDFQADRAIRMLFEKSKSVFHHRESYQNYMDQDLTDYLVRYYGSNLDRLVSIKSRYDPGNMFHHPQSIPVNMDLSGK; this is translated from the coding sequence ATGAGCTCGTACTCGTCTCCGAACATTGTAGAAAATGGTACGAGAGATCTGCAATATAACCTGCTTTTTGGTTGTCTGGTATCACTTGGAGTAAATTGGAATAACATCCATCACCGAAACAGCAGTCCTGCTTAcgatgaattaaattttcaatggaacTCACTAAACGGACATGTGGAACCGTTGGCATACTTAGTGGCCCATCATGTGTCTGACGTTCAAAAGGCTGTTACTTGCTGTGGTTTAACAAAAGTTCGTATAGTGGCTCGGAGTGGTGGACACTCGTATATAAAGACCGGATTTGGTGATTCACGATCGTTGATAGTCGATTTAGCCAAAATGAATCATATTTCGGTCGATCCGAAGGATATGACAAGTGAAATTGGTGCAGGTGCTAAGGTTGCTCTAGTGTCTTTCACGTTgtggaaaaatggaaaattcttaATTCCTAGTGGAATCTGTCCAACCGTAGGAATTGCTGGATTGACAATGGGTGGAGGATATGGTCGTTTTACAACAGTATTTGGATTGACCTCGGATAGTGTAGTGGAAATGGAGATGGTTGATGCTAGAGGACAGTTACTGGTTATTAATAATTCCACAAATAGTGACCTATTCTGGGCCCTTCGTGGTGGAGGTGGAGGAAATTTCGGTATAGTTACAAAGTTCAAGTTTAAAATATACAAAGCACCGCGCTCTGTCGTTTACGTCCGAAATGAATTCAGTTTTGAGaacttttcacaattttatagGGCATGGCAAACGTTAATTAATTTTGGtgtaccacgacatttttctcttgtttttaaaatatttgacagcCACATTGTAATGGAGGTATTTGGGTACAATTTCGAATACCAGAACGAAACAGTGGAAAGCATAACAAATTTcctaaattcattttcgtttccGAATGCGACTTCAAGTTCAAGTAAAGTTATGTCGTATGAAGAATTCATGGTAGCGGACGCAACCGCATTTTCTTCTGTAATGATACAAACTGTATCACAATTGGAGAATATGACGAAGTATGATGCAGTCGTTGAGTGGAAAAAAGTGAAGTCGATGTTTGTTGATCAGATTCTAAATGAAAGCCAGATCTATGCGCTAAAAGATCTATTCAGTGAATATTTGCCATATCTTGATCTAACTGCTGAACCTAATAACGCTGCAGTAAACTCAATATTACCATCAGACAGTGCATTCGTTCATCGAGGAACGAATTTATTTGATCTTCAATTTCGCGCATCTAGTGTGCCTCCCAAACAACCTGACTTTCAAGCCGATCGAGCAATACGAATgctttttgagaaaagtaaATCTGTTTTTCATCACCGAGAATCCTATCAAAATTACATGGATCAAGACCTTACCGATTATTTGGTACGATATTATGGTTCGAATTTAGACAGGCTTGTCAGCATAAAAAGTCGATATGATCCGGGAAATATGTTCCATCATCCACAGTCAATTCCAGTCAATATGGATCTATCGGGAAAATAA
- the LOC119066020 gene encoding uncharacterized protein LOC119066020, whose translation MRGLGLLRAEWEAHLQHFAISSKLSKVEDGLFLSIANCDDEMTACVKTLNVVGDTTRSLRAALRNEAYDRWCNLSYQGSGVIHFSQHTASNDFVYNKNSLSSSEWVAAIKLSINYANLNGVPGVSTTSSLCRKCDRENETISHVSGSCPSSSLLITARHHSVKHTIADMLREKGFECFDEVYAIDTDGKTRFSIEKRLHH comes from the coding sequence ATGAGAGGCCTTGGGCTGCTCCGAGCGGAATGGGAAGCGCACCTTCAACACTTTGCCATATCGAGCAAGCTTTCGAAAGTTGAGGACGGCTTGTTCCTGAGTATCGCGAATTGTGATGACGAAATGACGGCTTGCGTTAAAACTCTGAACGTTGTGGGTGATACGACAAGATCACTAAGAGCAGCACTGCGAAACGAAGCATACGATCGCTGGTGTAACCTATCATACCAAGGCTCAGGAGTCATTCACTTCAGTCAGCACACAGCGAGCAACGATTTTGTCTACAATAAGAACTCACTTTCGTCATCGGAATGGGTAGCAGCAATAAAGCTTAGCATCAACTATGCGAATCTAAATGGAGTACCAGGCGTCTCGACCACTTCCAGCCTCTGCCGTAAATGTGACAGAGAGAATGAAACGATTTCACACGTATCTGGAAGTTGTCCATCGAGTAGCCTGCTAATCACAGCTAGACACCATAGCGTTAAGCATACAATCGCCGACATGTTACGTGAGAAAGGATTCGAATGCTTTGATGAAGTTTACGCTATCGATACCGACGGAAAAACTCGCTTCAGCATCGAAAAACGCCTTCATCATTGA